In Sphingomonas sp. LT1P40, the DNA window ACATGCGGATCGCGCAGGAGGAGATTTTCGGACCGGTTGCGGCGATCATTCCGTTCGACGGTGAGGAAGAGGCGATCAGCATTGCCAACTCCACCCCTTACGGTCTGGCCGCCGGTCTGTGGTCATCCGACACCGGGCGCGCGCATCGCGTGGCGGCGCGGATCGAGGCGGGCATGGTGTGGGTCAACACCTATCGCTACATCCGCTGGTCCACCCCCTATGGCGGCGTGAAGCAGAGCGGCTGGGGCCGCGAGAACGGGATCGAGGGGCTCGATCCGTTCCTGGAGAGCAAGACCACGATCATTTCCACTTCGGGGAAGTTCCCCGATCCATTTGCTTCGTAAGGGATCAACATGCGTTTAGAGGGCAAGCTCGCCATCGTCACCGCCGCCGCGTCGGGCATGGGCCGCGCGGGCGTGGAACGGTTCGTGCGCGAGGGCGCGAAGGTCGCGGCGATCGACATCAGCCGTGCGGCGCTGGACACGCTGGTTGCGGACTTCGGGGCGGACAAGGTCACCGGCATCACCGCCGACCTGCTGACGCCCGAGGGGGCGAAGGACAGTATCGAGCAGGCGGTCGCGTGGCTGGGCGGTGCGGATATCCTTTGGGCGCACGCGGGGATGCCGGGACCGGCATCGGTCGAGAATCTGGACATGGACGCCTATCGCAAGGCGATCGACCTCAACATCACCTCGGCAGCCTTGGGCGCGGGGCAGGTGGCACAGCATATGCGCAAGCGCGGCGGGGGCTCGATCATCTTCACCTCGTCCGTGTCCGGGCTGGTCGGGTCGATGATGAGCCCGATCTACTCCGCCGCGAAATGGGGCGTGGTGGGGCTGACCAAGAGCCTCGCGCTGGCGCTGGCGGGCGACAAAATCCGCGTCAATGTGGTGTGTCCGGGGCTGGCCGATACGCCAATGAAGATCGGCTTTACCGGGCGCAGCGGCGATCCGGCGGAGGCGGCGGCGAACGAGGCGAAGCTGATCGCCAATGTGCCGATGGGGCGGCTGGTGCAGGCGGGCGAGATTGCCGATGCGGCATTATGGCTGGCAAGCGACGAGGCCAGCTTCGTCACCGGCGTTGCGCTGCCGGTCGATGGCGGCTTTACGGCGCGTTGATCGTGATGCGCCCGGACAGCCAGAACGCTTTTCCGGGCGTCTCGCTTCGGCCATATGGGAGCCATGATGACCGTCCGCCAAGCCGACAATGTTCTGGAAATCCT includes these proteins:
- a CDS encoding SDR family NAD(P)-dependent oxidoreductase translates to MRLEGKLAIVTAAASGMGRAGVERFVREGAKVAAIDISRAALDTLVADFGADKVTGITADLLTPEGAKDSIEQAVAWLGGADILWAHAGMPGPASVENLDMDAYRKAIDLNITSAALGAGQVAQHMRKRGGGSIIFTSSVSGLVGSMMSPIYSAAKWGVVGLTKSLALALAGDKIRVNVVCPGLADTPMKIGFTGRSGDPAEAAANEAKLIANVPMGRLVQAGEIADAALWLASDEASFVTGVALPVDGGFTAR